aagtaaaaatgaccaTTCTCTCACTGAACACTCCTCAAAACCCCTTCATTGAATAAATGCTTTCTTTCTCTGTGACCACAGCGAGGCCAGGGGAACATCAGCTCGCAATCCAGGACCTTTCAGACCATTTCAGGTATGTACTGTACATTTTCATCCTTCAGCACTCGCTATACAACTTCAGCATGTAATGAGAACAGGGAAGGGTCCTCTAGTATGATTAATGAACTATTTCACTCGTCACTTACATAACCGTACCATATGATGACTCATAGTCGAGGTATATGCCTATGTATTGTGGCCACAATGAGCAGCCAGGGTGCAGCGCCGCCCTAGAGGCTGGTATGCACATTGACGCACTTACCTTCTGACTTCAGCTTCATCTCAGACATGTCTTTGGTTAGCTCGCCCGTGCCCACGGTAACGCCGTCTCCTTTAATGTCAGGCACCGCGTTCCTGCGGCCCGTCCGATCACAGGTAATGAAATCCGAATATGACGTCTCCACATCCATTATCTGTCCATGGCCAAAGCTCCCATTACATCTGGGTggcggggagggtggggggagtggtAGGTAAAGAAGATGTGCAGGTGAGTCGGGAACC
This genomic stretch from Brienomyrus brachyistius isolate T26 chromosome 6, BBRACH_0.4, whole genome shotgun sequence harbors:
- the pkig gene encoding cAMP-dependent protein kinase inhibitor gamma, with the protein product MDVETSYSDFITCDRTGRRNAVPDIKGDGVTVGTGELTKDMSEMKLKSEEGEGSAQTPPAQADTPGNREAQAGGNPS